A segment of the Bacteroides acidifaciens genome:
TCGCTCGATTATGTGAACTCTAATGACGTTGAGAGTATCTCGGTACTGAAAGATGCTGCGGCTGCCAGTATTTACGGTTCGAAAGCTGCTGCCGGTGTTATCTTGGTTACTACCAAGCGCGGTAACGATAGCGGTAAAATCAACTTGAAGTACAATGCCGAATTTGGTTGGGAAATCCCTACCAAACAACCCAGCATGGTAGGAGTCACCCGCTACTTGGAGATGAGTAACGAGTTGAAGTACAACGATAATCCTACCGGCGGTTTTTTTCAGGAATACACCGCCGACCAAACAAAGAATTGGGTAAAGTATAATGCTACCGATCCCAACAACTACCCCATTACTGACTGGACTGACTTGATTTTGAAGTCGAGTGCTCCCCGTATGACTCACACTCTTTCCGTATCGGGCGGTAACAAAGCGGTAAAGTCGGTAGCTACCCTTTCGTATGACGAGGTGGACGGTCTTTACGATGGTCGTGGATTCCAGCGTTATATGTTTCGTTCGAACAACGACTTTAATATCAACGACAAACTCAGTGCCCAAATAGACGTGAATATCCGTCATGCCAAGAGTAGTACTAAAAATTATGATCCTTTCGATACCATGCGTAAGATGCCTGCTATCTATCCCGCTACTTGGGACGATGGTCGTCTGGCTTCAGGTAAGAGTGGCGCAAATCCCTATGGACTGCTTGTAGCCGGTGGTAACTCAGTGGCTCACAGTACCCAGGTGGCAGGTAAAGGTTCGCTGACTTTCAAGCCCATCAAGGGATTAAGTATCTCAGGTATCGTATCTCCTTTTATCAATTATCAAAAGAAGAAAGCGTTTAAAAACTCATGCGGATATACCCTCGCCGATGACCCCGAAACTTTTGGCGGTTATTTCGACTCCGGCAGCACATGGACTACTAATTCGCTTGAGGAAACCCGTAAGGATAATTATCACGTAACCAGCCAGCTTATTGCTAATTATATGGGAACCTTTGGCAAGCATGATCTTACAGTGATGGCAGGTTTTGAGAACTACTACATGAAGGACGAAGAACTGACTGCTGCTCGTGATAAATACGAACTTACCGGTTATCCTTACCTCAATATCGGTTCGGAAGATTTCCAGACCAATAGCGGTAAAGGCAATGAATATACTTCTAATTCAGTTTTCGGCCGTGTTATCTATTCATACGCCGATCGTTACCTGTTTCAGGCCAATGTACGTCACGATGGTAGTTCACGTTTTGCCAAAGGGTATCGTTGGGGTACCTTCCCTTCATTCTCGGCAGGTTGGGTAATGAGCGAAGAAAAATTCATGAAAAACCTCAATTGGGACTGGCTTTCATTCCTGAAGTTGCGTGGTTCATGGGGTATGTTGGGTAACGAACGTATCGGTGACAATTATTTCCCCTACATTGCTTTGATGAGCTTTGGTAATTCATTATTCTATATGGCCGATGGAAGTGTTGTTTCTGATAAGACAGCCCGCCCTGCTGTGTTGGCTGTAGAAGATATTACTTGGGAAACCACTACCAGCACCGACATCGGTTTGGATGCCAACTTTTTCAATAACCGTCTACAGTTTCACTTTGACTATTATTGGAAGCAGACTAAGGATATGTTGCTGAATATCGAGATTCCTTACTTCATGGGATACAACAATCCCAGTACCAATGCGGGTAAGATGTCTACACATGGTTATGATATTGAACTGGCATGGAACGACCGGATAGGAGACTTCAAGTATGGCGTGAATGTGAATTTCTCTGACTTCCTCTCAAAAATTGACTATATGAATGATGGCGAGCAAATCAGCGGTGGTAAGATTAAGCGTGCCGGTGTGCTTTTCAATGAATACTATGGTTATGTATGCGACGGTATCTACCAGACTCAGGAAGAAGTGAACAATTCGGCCCGTACAAGTACTACCGTAACGGTGGGTGACTTGAAATATCGTGATATCAGTGGTCCTGATGGTGTACCCGATGGAATAATCAGCCCCGAGTACGACCGTGTCCCCTTGGGTAACTCACTTCCTCGTTTCCAGTATGGCGGTACATTCAATGCTTCCTACAAGGGGATTGACTTCAGCATTGCTTTCCAAGGTATCGGCAAACAGAATTCGTACCTTTCTACTGCCATGGTACAACCTTTGCGTGATAACTTTGGTAACGTGCCGTCAATTCTCGAAGGTAAATATTGGAGTCCCTTCAATACCGCTGAAGAGAATCTGTCGGCCAAATATCCCCGCCTTTCGAACGTATCGAAGAGCAATAACTACGCCACATCTAGCTTTTGGATGTTCAACGGTTCATATTTCCGTTTGAAAAACCTCACATTGGGTTATACCCTGCCTGAAACTTGGACGCAAAAGGCAGGCATAAATCGTGTCCGTTTCTATGTGAGCGGTAGTGACCTTTTCTGTTTGAGTAATTTCCCTGATGGTTGGGATCCTGAAATGAACTACAAAGCTTATCCGATTACCACTTCTTTAGTAATGGGTCTGCAAGTTAACTTTTAAATAAATAGGAGTAGAATATGAAAACAAAGATATTATTATTAGCCGGAATGTGCCTGGGGCTTGCTGCTTGTGAGAGTATGGACCTGGTACCAAGATCACAAGGTAATACCGAATCATGGTACACAACCGAAACAGAATTACGCCTGGCTTCCAATGACTTTTACATTTTGGGTTATTGGCAAGAACCTCTTAGTTCGTCCGAACAGTGGTCGGATAACACTACCTATCGTCAGACGAACCGTAATCCGGGAAGTGGCGGAACCATACTTGATGGAACCATGAACGGTCAGCAGTACGAAGTATATACCTTGTGGCAACAATCATTCAAACTCATTGCCCGCGCCAACACAATGCTTGAGAATATTCACAAGGCAAAGGGCTCTGTGAGTCAGGAAGTATACGATCGCTATGCCGGTGAGGCTTACTTCTGCCGTGCCTGCAAATATGCCGAATTGATTTTCTTTTATGGTGATGTACCCTATCAAGAGGAGACTATTACCATTTCCGAAGCTTTGCAGCGTGGTCGCAAGCCTAAAGCAGAAGTGATACCTTTGGTGTATGCTGATTTTGATAAAGCGATAGCCGGTTTGCCCGAAAGCTATGGACAAGGTGAGAATATACATGCCACCAAAGGTGCGGCGCTGGCTATGAAGGCACGTTTTGCCCTCTATATGGGTGACTATGAAATAGCTGCTCAAGCTGCCAAGGCTTGTATGGATCTCAAGCTTTATTCTTTGGAGCCCGACTATGCCAAGCTTTTCAAGCAGAGCACCAAACTGAATGATGAGAAGGTGTTTGTGATACCTCGCTCTATTGAAAACAGTGTGATACTCGACTCTTGGATTGTGAAGAACGGTCTTCCCCGTAATGCCGGAGGATATGGTTCATATAATCCTTCATGGGACCTCTTCGCTTCATACCTCTGTACCGACGGACTACCTATCGACGAGTCTCAGTTGTTCGACCCCCGCAATCCGTTTAAGAACCGCGACCCGCGCTGTGCGATGACTATTGTTGAGTTCAACACCGAGCACTGTGGCTTTGAGTACGATCCCAGTCCCGCTGCTAAAACTGTGATGAACTACACCACAGGTAAAATGCAAAGCAACCAGGATACCCGTATTGTGAATCAATATAGCTCATATACGGGATTGTTATGGAAGAAAGGTATTGATGCTTCCTGGACAGTAGACCAGAAGGTAGAGCAGGACTACATCATCATACGTTACGCAGATGTACTGTTGATTTATGCCGAAGCCATGATAGAACTGAACCGGATTGACGACAGTGTATTGAAAGCTATCAATATGGTACGTGCCCGCGCTTATGGCGTAAATGTAACGGCAACCGGCAGCTATCCTGCCGTGACCACTACCGACCAGACAGAGTTGCGTCGTGCTTTGCGTATAGAACGCCGTATGGAGTTTGCCATGGAGAACCAACGTTTGCAAGATTTGATGCGTTGGAAATTGGCAGGAAAAGCATTGAACGGTTACAACTATATCATGCTAATCAATCCTACGGAACTACTGAACAATGTAGTGAACAAGAACCTCTGGTTCTGGGGAATGACCCCACAAATCGACGAAGATGGTCTAGCTGACTTTTCAGCTCTCTTCAATGCCGGCTATTGCTCGCAGGGTGCCAAGCGCATCTTCCCCGAGCGCGAATACTTGTGGCCGCTGCCTACACATGATGTGGAATTGTGTCCCAACTTATTGCCCAACAATCCGGGTTATTAATCCTATAAACTATTACGAACATGAAAACAATGCATTTATATAGAAGCCTTGGTGTGGTGGCTGTGGGAATGATGAGCATGCTTGCCACCTCGTGCGAAGAGGATATAGACAATACAGCCTCACGCAATCAGTCGGAGATTGAACTGGCTCCTTCGGGTGAATATATCAAACTCGATGAGAGCAAACCCAACGAAACGGCTGTCACTCTGAAGTGGAGTACCGCTCACGATTTTGGTGAGGATTATATCACGACTTATAAATACGAGATGCAGCTTATCGGTAGTGAGGCTACGAATATCAAGGAGTTTGACGACGATGGAGAATTCTTTCGCTCGTACACCAACGAGGAGATGCAGAAGATACTGGTCGACCATTTCGGACTCACCACCAGTACCATTGGCGAAGTACTGTTTACTGTAACAGCCAATTTTGAAGGTCCCCGTCTGATGGTGCCTGATATTGCTACGGCTACATTAAAGATAAAAACGTATGGTCCTAAGCAGTATAAAGCCGATAATCTCTATGTGGGAGGTTCCGCTGTAGGCGAAGACAATATCAAGTTGACGTTGAAAGACGAGATAAACAAGATTTATAGTTACGAAGGTGCTTTGGCTGCCGGTAAGATTAACTTTCCTGTTGATTATGCCGATGAGTTGAATGCCATTGGGCCGGAAACTGCCGATGCTCCTATAACCACCGGTGAAATGACAGGTGTTATATCCGACCGTGCCGAAGCCAATTCGTGGGTGATTCCGTCGGCAGCTACTTATCGTATCACTGTGAATATGAGCAAGCAGACTGTGAAGATAGTAGAAGCCGGTGCGGTAGTTGAGGCTGAGCAAATGTTCTTGGCGGGTACTGCTGTAGGTGAAGAACAAATTGAGATAGCTCAAACTCTCGAAAATGATCAACTTTATGCTTGGCGCGGTGAATTGAAAGCCGGTAGCCTTTACATACCGCTCACTTTCGAGGGCGAACAAGCGATGGCTATTGTGCCGGAAGTAGCAGATAACCATGACATCGAAGATGGTCAGTTGGCAACGTTCGGGCAAGCACTTATCAGCAAAGTAGACAGGCAGTATTGGACTATTCCGGCTGACGGGACTTAACGTATTGTGTTGAATAAGGAGGAAAAGACCATTGCTATCTATTCGGCGGCTACTGACTTGAAACCGCTTACCGTATCGTTTAATAATACAACACTGGGGATAAACCCATGGAGTCAAGAGGTGGATGTACTGCACATGTATGGTGGCTTCAATGGTTTTGCTTACGATGCAGGTACTGACGAAGAAACCGGAAAGCCTCTTAAGTACTGTCAAGTGAAGTATGACCTTATTCAGAGCCTTGCCAATCCGAAAGTCTTTGTTTATAAAGGTGACGTATTGCCTAGGACTGAAAAAGCAGATGATTATGGAAAGAAGAATGCTGGTTGGGTAAACTTCTGTACGCTGCGATATGCCAATAACGGATGGTTTGTTGGTTCTACAGCTGATGCTGAAAGGGGTAAACGTAACGGTTATAAAGAAGTAGAGGTCGGTAAGATAGAGGGTGCTGTAGTTGGGCAGAGTCATAACCGCTACGCTTACTTCCTCATCCCCGAAGGCTGTAACTATGTAGTAGTGGATATAGAGAATAACACTGTACTCTTTGATATTAAATAAATCCAAAATTGAACAGAATAAGGGGTGAAGCTTCAATCACTTCACTTCTTATTCTACCTTTTAAACAATAACAATTAACGACATATATTCTATGAACAAAATAATAAAAAACAGCATCAAGACCTTGTCGATGTGCCTGTTGGCTGCTACGGCTTTTATAGGCACTGCTTGTTCAGACGATGATGACCTTACAACCGACTACAGTTGGAACATTGAAGGCAACACTACCGTCAGCATTAAGCCCGAACGCTACAAACTGTTGCGTAATCCCATGAGCGGATGGGTGATCTACGCCGGTATCGGAAGTGGTATGATGATGAATTTCTGGGATCTCTACGACAATTTCGAGTCGTCCGAAGGCACCGTGAAAGTATCCGACTATGGCAATACTCTCTATGTACGTGGTCTTTGGAGCAATTTCAATCCTGAAAGAGGTAAATATGTATGGGATGAAACTCTACAGACCGAACCGGCGAAGCGCTTCCGCATGTTGGTGGAAGGAGCTAAAGAACGCAACTTGAAACTCGCCTTCACCTTTGTGTGCGACAGTCGCGACAAGCATGAAAATGCCTGTCCCGAGTATGTGAGAGAAGCCGGTGCCGAAGGATTCACCACCAAAACCGGTAGTGTAAACGTATGGACGCCTTATCCTGACGACCCCAT
Coding sequences within it:
- a CDS encoding SusC/RagA family TonB-linked outer membrane protein: MNRKTITTTVVSLAKAFCLAGLLSVPAYSSASTVSFEKVNGMYILKAEDSTVKQVFDYIEKHSQYVFVYDQPVKDRLNNKVNIELQGKSIDAILAEVCRLADLKYHIQNRQVTITVNPSKKVTTQVKKAKRISGQVVDATELPMIGATIRVKGSEAATITDLDGKFQLDVPEGSELLISYVGYNDKTVRIDSKNMYAVVMEEASKALNEVVVIGYGTVKKKDLTGAVAAVKGEELVNKRTAMLSNALQGSLSGVMVTRENSAPGSGAASIRVRGITTMGESSPLIIVDGVQSSLDYVNSNDVESISVLKDAAAASIYGSKAAAGVILVTTKRGNDSGKINLKYNAEFGWEIPTKQPSMVGVTRYLEMSNELKYNDNPTGGFFQEYTADQTKNWVKYNATDPNNYPITDWTDLILKSSAPRMTHTLSVSGGNKAVKSVATLSYDEVDGLYDGRGFQRYMFRSNNDFNINDKLSAQIDVNIRHAKSSTKNYDPFDTMRKMPAIYPATWDDGRLASGKSGANPYGLLVAGGNSVAHSTQVAGKGSLTFKPIKGLSISGIVSPFINYQKKKAFKNSCGYTLADDPETFGGYFDSGSTWTTNSLEETRKDNYHVTSQLIANYMGTFGKHDLTVMAGFENYYMKDEELTAARDKYELTGYPYLNIGSEDFQTNSGKGNEYTSNSVFGRVIYSYADRYLFQANVRHDGSSRFAKGYRWGTFPSFSAGWVMSEEKFMKNLNWDWLSFLKLRGSWGMLGNERIGDNYFPYIALMSFGNSLFYMADGSVVSDKTARPAVLAVEDITWETTTSTDIGLDANFFNNRLQFHFDYYWKQTKDMLLNIEIPYFMGYNNPSTNAGKMSTHGYDIELAWNDRIGDFKYGVNVNFSDFLSKIDYMNDGEQISGGKIKRAGVLFNEYYGYVCDGIYQTQEEVNNSARTSTTVTVGDLKYRDISGPDGVPDGIISPEYDRVPLGNSLPRFQYGGTFNASYKGIDFSIAFQGIGKQNSYLSTAMVQPLRDNFGNVPSILEGKYWSPFNTAEENLSAKYPRLSNVSKSNNYATSSFWMFNGSYFRLKNLTLGYTLPETWTQKAGINRVRFYVSGSDLFCLSNFPDGWDPEMNYKAYPITTSLVMGLQVNF
- a CDS encoding RagB/SusD family nutrient uptake outer membrane protein; the protein is MKTKILLLAGMCLGLAACESMDLVPRSQGNTESWYTTETELRLASNDFYILGYWQEPLSSSEQWSDNTTYRQTNRNPGSGGTILDGTMNGQQYEVYTLWQQSFKLIARANTMLENIHKAKGSVSQEVYDRYAGEAYFCRACKYAELIFFYGDVPYQEETITISEALQRGRKPKAEVIPLVYADFDKAIAGLPESYGQGENIHATKGAALAMKARFALYMGDYEIAAQAAKACMDLKLYSLEPDYAKLFKQSTKLNDEKVFVIPRSIENSVILDSWIVKNGLPRNAGGYGSYNPSWDLFASYLCTDGLPIDESQLFDPRNPFKNRDPRCAMTIVEFNTEHCGFEYDPSPAAKTVMNYTTGKMQSNQDTRIVNQYSSYTGLLWKKGIDASWTVDQKVEQDYIIIRYADVLLIYAEAMIELNRIDDSVLKAINMVRARAYGVNVTATGSYPAVTTTDQTELRRALRIERRMEFAMENQRLQDLMRWKLAGKALNGYNYIMLINPTELLNNVVNKNLWFWGMTPQIDEDGLADFSALFNAGYCSQGAKRIFPEREYLWPLPTHDVELCPNLLPNNPGY